Part of the Labrenzia sp. CE80 genome, GCCACCGTCTCTGGTGTTGCGCCTGGCCGACAAATATCAGGTCGACGTTTCTTCGATCATCAACGGCAATGGCAAGTACGTCTGGTCGGACTTTACCAGCTTCCTTCAAGCCTATGATCTTGCGAGTTCTGTCTTCAAGACGCCGGCAGACTATGCTCTTTTGAGTGAGACCTACTTCCGCATGTTGTCAGCGGAAGGCGCGATTTACGGCGAGATCTTTATTTCTCCCGATCATGCACAGGCCGCCGGTCTGTCCTATCGTTCCTATGTCGAAGGCCTCGCTGCCGGAATCGAGCGGGCTAAAGAGGAAACGGGCATCGAAGGCCGGATGATTGCAATTGGTGTTCGTCATTTCGGTGCTGCGTCTGTCGAGCGTATCGCCAAGGAAGTGATCGGCAATCCCCATCCAATGGTCACAGGGTTTGGTCTTGCGGGCGATGAGCGTGAGGGCCATCCGGCGAATTTTGCCAAAGCGTTCAGAGTGGCTGGAGAGGCAGGTCTCGGTTTGACGGCACACGCTGGCGAATTTGGAGGCCCGGACAGCATCGTCGCTGCGCTCGAGTTCTTGCGGGTTAAGCGTTTGGGGCACGGGGTCCGGGCAATCGAGGATAAGGATCTGGTCAAGCGCCTAGTTGATGAAAACGTGGTGCTAGAGGTCTGCCCAGGCTCAAATCTCGCACTCGGGGTCTATTCGGTGCTGAGGTTTCACCCGATCAACCTGCTGCGCCGGGCGGGTGTCCGTGTGACGTTGAATTCTGATGATCCGCCATTCTTCCACACCACGCTTGGCAAGGAATATGCGAGCGTCTCCAAGACATTTGGCTGGAGCTTTGAAGAGCAGATGGAGGTCACCAGAAACGCAATCGCGGCAGCGTTTTGCGATCATGCAACCAAACAGCGTCTTCTAGTCAGGTTGGACAGTGCGGCGGTCTCCTGATTGAAGGGTGAGTCTTCAATTGCTCGATATGGACCGGCGTAGGCAAGATGGCGAGCATTAAGCTCTCACAATCAAAAATCAAAGAATAAAATGAGTGTCGCAACTGAGCGCTCCGATCCTTTGGAGTATCGGCCAAAACCATCATATTGTTGTGTCAGCTGCTGGAATAAGAAAAGTTCCATGGCTACCGGTGCATCTGGCAAATCCGAAAATCGATCGAGTGGTCAGAGGCATCAAAACCAAGTTTGTGAGAGTCGATTGATTTATGAGTGATAGCAGCGCTGTCTCAGCGGCAGTTTCAATCTTGAGCGTTGAAACAATAGGTGTGCGAACACAGCAGATTTTGCAGGCGGCATACGATGGCAAGGTCAGCGGTCTTCGCATTTATCCGGAGCGCCTGCAGACCGCTGTTAATTGGGCTTCTGCCGAGATCGAAATGAACTATCCCGATCATCAGATCCCGCCACTCGGATGCTGGCGCCAGTTTGAGTCAGGGGCGATGGACCGGTGGGGCATGCTCGCTGGAGCCCGATGCTTTCAATCCGCTGAGGAAATGCTGAAATCCGCCGGCGATCTGGCAGTCCTGTCAGCGGTTATGGATGTTGCATTGCCACCGGACTGGACATTTGTCGAGCCGATCTCGGGTGATGTCTTTGACGGCGCATTGGGGCGTTCTCTGGCCGCCCTGACAATGTTCGCCGCGGGAACATTTTCTGCAGAGCCCCATGATCCATTGCGGGTCGATGCCCATGCGTTGGTCCGTCTCGAAGAAGCAGAGATTGCTGACGGTCTTCAGCTGAATGAGTTAGAGGACAGCAGTGAAATTTCTCAGCTGACGGCATTGTTGCGGCGGCTTGGTGAGACAATCGGATTGCGTCCCGATTTGTTTGAGCTGAACGATGAAGTTCGGCCCGGCTGCTTGCTGCAAAATCTGAGCGCTCAGTCGACCGACGGCGTTCTGAAAGCAACTGACATCGTTGATGGCTTGCTCGACGGTTTGTCACCGCTTTGGCAGGGCGGCGCAATGTTGGATGAGGTCATACTTGGGGACACGTGGCAGCATACAAGCTCGATGCAAGCCATGTCTGTGTCGGATCTGGTGCCCTTTCATCTGCCAGCTTTGGCAATCTTTTACAGTTTCATCGAACCCTTGGCCTGGGTTGGCCTCTCCGTCAGCGATCTCGAAACAGTGTCTGGTCTGGCCAATCTTGAGCACGCTGCCCTGTTCCTGGCGTGCGGTGTGATTGAGTTCGAAACTGATACCTCGGAGACTTCGCACAAGCAGGCAGTGGAGCTGCGGGCAATGACTCTCTGCCTCTTGTCCGAGCTTGCCAAAAGACTGCGGTCCGAGCTGGATGCGGATGAAACATCGTTGCCACTGACCTGCGTGCAGGAAGGTGGGACGCTTCCCGCCGGAAGGGCAATTGCACGGAAAAATCCCGAAGCTTGGCGAAAAGCGTCAAAAATCCTCGGCGACGGGGGTGTTTTTTGGCTACCTTTCAGGGCATAGCACTTCAAACTGTTTTGAAAGGCACAGGCCCATCATCTCGGGTCCCCAAACCAAAGAGGCAAACATGTCCGGAGCCACAATCGTCGATCATCCGCTTGTCCAGCACAAGCTGACAATCATGCGTGACAAGGGAACCTCCACACAAGGTTTCCGCCGTCTGCTGCGCGAGATATCGCTGCTGCTGTGCTATGAGGTGACACGCGACCTTCCAGTGGTGAACCAGACGATCGAGACGCCGATTTGTGAAATGCAGGCGCCGACGCTGGCCGGTAAAAAGCTGGTCTTTGCCTCGGTCTTGCGAGCAGGGAATGGCCTCCTTGAAGGTATGCTGGATCTGGTGCCGTCGGCGCGCGTGGCTCATATCGGGCTGTATCGCGACCCCGAAACGCTGCAGCCGGTTGAGTACTATTTCAAGGCTCCCGAGGATCTGAACGAGCGTCTGGTGATCGTGGTCGATCCGATGCTTGCGACAGCCAATTCGGCCATTGCCGCTGTTGAAAAGCTGAAGCAGCGCGGCGCCAACAATATACGTTTCTTGTGCCTCCTTGCAGCGCCGGAAGGTGTCGCAAAGTTCATCGATGCGCACCCGGATGTTCCGGTGTTTACAGCGTCCATCGATGAGAAGCTGAACGATCACGGCTATATCGTGCCGGGCCTCGGCGATGCGGGCGACCGGATGTACGGCACCAAGTAGGTCGCGCAAGCTATAGATACGTGGCGCTCGTATTTGTGCGGGCGCATTTTCTATTTTTGCTTGCCGTGAATTGGTTTTTATCGTGTGACTGACAATCCGGAGGAGAGGGGCGACAATGATCACCGTATTTGGATCTATCAATCTGGATCTGGTCGTTGCAGTGCCAAGGCTTCCCGAGCGCGGTGAAACTGTTATCGGTCGCGATCACCAGGCGTTTCCCGGCGGAAAGGGTGCAAATCAGGCCTTGGCTGCCCGGCGTGCTGGAGCGTCTGTGCAAATGGTGGGCGCGGTTGGTCAAGATGCATTTGCGGCGCCTGCCTTGACCGGCCTGAATGACGCCGGGGTCAAGCTGGAGACTGTTCGGCGGCTGGAGGGAGCGACAGGCCTGGCTTTTATCGGCGTCGAGGCGTGCGGTGAAAATCAGATCATAGTCGCCAGTGGTGTAAATACGCGTGTGTCCTCAGATTGGTTGCAGTCAATGCTGACATCCGAGGACATCCTGCTAATGCAGGGTGAGCTTCCGGAAACTGAACTTATTTCGGCGATCGAATTGGGGCGTGCTGCGGATGCAACGCTTATTTGGAACCCGGCGCCCGTTCCAAGTCACAAATGTGCGGCTTTGGTCGGTGATGTCGACATTCTTGTCGTCAACCAGGGCGAGGCGGAAGAATTGGCGGCATTGCTGGGACTGCCGTCCGAACCAGAGGAGTTCGCACGTTCATTCCCTCAACACGATGTACTTGTCGTCGTAACGATGGGAGCGGACGGGATCTACGCTTGCAAGGGATCGCAGCGTTTTCGGTTCAAGGCCCCGGGGATTGATGTTCATGATACGACGGGCGCTGGTGACGCCTTTTGTGGTGCGTTGGCCGCTGCCATCGACCGCGGAGATCAAACCGAAGCTGCATTGAAGCAGGCAGTGGCCGCAGGCAGCCTGGCGTGTACTGTGACGGGCGCTCAATCAAGCGCGCCCAGCCAGAGTGATATCCGGAAATTTGCCGCTGACCTCTAAAATTGAGCTGTCTTCACGTCGTGCTAAGGGGTCTTTGTTAGGTTAGCGGTTCGATTGGAAAATCTGGTCCATAGAGAAGCTTACCGACTAATGTGGCCTGTCTCGCTCATAATTTTGATTGCTGTTGCAACCGCTCTGGTCGTCCCGCGTTTAGTGGATGGTGATGACATCCTGGGCCTTCTCGACATGGCTAGGGGCGGGCAGGAAATTTCTTCGGCAGATGACGCTGATGAGACAGGCGCAGGTAGGACGCATAAAATCAGAGCCGCCGACAATGGACAATACATGACCGAGGCGCGGCTCAATGGGCGTTTTCTTGATATGCTGGTTGATACCGGCGCGTCCGCGGTTGTCTTGCCTGTGCGTCAGGCCAAGAAAATTGGCATATTTCTGCAACCTTCCGACTATATCGTCCCCGTCCAGACTGCGAATGGTGCCACCCATGGTGCGCACTCTGTTATCCGTGAACTGAAGTTGGGTCCAATTCGCTTGAAAAACATCGACGTGATTGTTCTGAAAGATGATGCGCTGTCTGTCCCGCTGTTGGGAATGTCCGCCTTGGGCCGTCTCAAGCGTTTTGACATTTCGAATGACACCATGATCCTCGTTCAGTAAGATCCTGTCATTCCTCAAACATGCGCTTTCCCAACAATGGATTTGACCCGTTTTACCCCTAAGAGGTGAGTAATGTTTCCCAAGCCGCAGGCCGCTCTTCAACCGAATACCTATGCCTACGAATCCTTACCGATGGTCAAGCCAACCGGCTTCCGCGAGTATGATGCGCGTTGGTTGTTCGAAAAAGAGATCAACCTGATGGGCATGCAGGCTCTTGGCATGGGCATTGGTACGCTCATGCATGAGCGCGGCGTGCAGCCGGATATTGTCGTCGGACATGACTTTCGCAGTTATTCCTCGGCGATCAAGATGGCCGTGATCAACGGATTGCTGGCCGCTGGCATCAATGTTCATGACATTGGTCTTGCGATGTCGCCAATGGCGTATTTCGCACAGTTCGCATTGGATGTGCCCGCGGTCGCGATGATCACGGCGTCCCACAATGACAATGGTTGGACGGGTGTCAAAATGGGCATCAATCGCCCGCTGACGTTCGGCCCGGACGAAATGGGGCGTCTGAAGGACATCGTGCTTGAAGCGGCATTCGACGCAAAGGGTGGTGGTAGCTATCGCTATGTTGAAGACTTCGCCGAAACCTACATCAAGGATCTGACTGACCGGCCGAAGCTAAAGCGTCCGATCAAGATCGTCGCGGCTTGTGGTAACGGCACGGCTGGCGCCTTCGCACCGCGAATTTTGGAGGCGATTGGTGCGGAGGTGATACCTCTCGACACTGAACTTGACCACAGCTTCCCGCGCTACAATCCAAACCCGGAAGACATGAAGATGCTTCATGCCATCCGCGACAAGGTGCTCGAAACCGGAGCCGAGGTCGGCCTTGGCTTTGATGGCGATGGCGATCGTTGCGGCGTTGTCGATAATGAAGGCGAAGAAATTTTCGCCGACAAGGTGGGCGTTATGCTTGCGCG contains:
- a CDS encoding adenosine deaminase, which produces MINKMSVPKAELHCHIEGAAPPSLVLRLADKYQVDVSSIINGNGKYVWSDFTSFLQAYDLASSVFKTPADYALLSETYFRMLSAEGAIYGEIFISPDHAQAAGLSYRSYVEGLAAGIERAKEETGIEGRMIAIGVRHFGAASVERIAKEVIGNPHPMVTGFGLAGDEREGHPANFAKAFRVAGEAGLGLTAHAGEFGGPDSIVAALEFLRVKRLGHGVRAIEDKDLVKRLVDENVVLEVCPGSNLALGVYSVLRFHPINLLRRAGVRVTLNSDDPPFFHTTLGKEYASVSKTFGWSFEEQMEVTRNAIAAAFCDHATKQRLLVRLDSAAVS
- a CDS encoding DUF1688 family protein; translation: MSVETIGVRTQQILQAAYDGKVSGLRIYPERLQTAVNWASAEIEMNYPDHQIPPLGCWRQFESGAMDRWGMLAGARCFQSAEEMLKSAGDLAVLSAVMDVALPPDWTFVEPISGDVFDGALGRSLAALTMFAAGTFSAEPHDPLRVDAHALVRLEEAEIADGLQLNELEDSSEISQLTALLRRLGETIGLRPDLFELNDEVRPGCLLQNLSAQSTDGVLKATDIVDGLLDGLSPLWQGGAMLDEVILGDTWQHTSSMQAMSVSDLVPFHLPALAIFYSFIEPLAWVGLSVSDLETVSGLANLEHAALFLACGVIEFETDTSETSHKQAVELRAMTLCLLSELAKRLRSELDADETSLPLTCVQEGGTLPAGRAIARKNPEAWRKASKILGDGGVFWLPFRA
- the upp gene encoding uracil phosphoribosyltransferase; translated protein: MSGATIVDHPLVQHKLTIMRDKGTSTQGFRRLLREISLLLCYEVTRDLPVVNQTIETPICEMQAPTLAGKKLVFASVLRAGNGLLEGMLDLVPSARVAHIGLYRDPETLQPVEYYFKAPEDLNERLVIVVDPMLATANSAIAAVEKLKQRGANNIRFLCLLAAPEGVAKFIDAHPDVPVFTASIDEKLNDHGYIVPGLGDAGDRMYGTK
- a CDS encoding ribokinase, producing MITVFGSINLDLVVAVPRLPERGETVIGRDHQAFPGGKGANQALAARRAGASVQMVGAVGQDAFAAPALTGLNDAGVKLETVRRLEGATGLAFIGVEACGENQIIVASGVNTRVSSDWLQSMLTSEDILLMQGELPETELISAIELGRAADATLIWNPAPVPSHKCAALVGDVDILVVNQGEAEELAALLGLPSEPEEFARSFPQHDVLVVVTMGADGIYACKGSQRFRFKAPGIDVHDTTGAGDAFCGALAAAIDRGDQTEAALKQAVAAGSLACTVTGAQSSAPSQSDIRKFAADL
- a CDS encoding TIGR02281 family clan AA aspartic protease, which gives rise to MARGGQEISSADDADETGAGRTHKIRAADNGQYMTEARLNGRFLDMLVDTGASAVVLPVRQAKKIGIFLQPSDYIVPVQTANGATHGAHSVIRELKLGPIRLKNIDVIVLKDDALSVPLLGMSALGRLKRFDISNDTMILVQ
- a CDS encoding phosphomannomutase/phosphoglucomutase — translated: MFPKPQAALQPNTYAYESLPMVKPTGFREYDARWLFEKEINLMGMQALGMGIGTLMHERGVQPDIVVGHDFRSYSSAIKMAVINGLLAAGINVHDIGLAMSPMAYFAQFALDVPAVAMITASHNDNGWTGVKMGINRPLTFGPDEMGRLKDIVLEAAFDAKGGGSYRYVEDFAETYIKDLTDRPKLKRPIKIVAACGNGTAGAFAPRILEAIGAEVIPLDTELDHSFPRYNPNPEDMKMLHAIRDKVLETGAEVGLGFDGDGDRCGVVDNEGEEIFADKVGVMLARDISALHPNSQFVVDVKSTGLFNTDPVLKANGAKTDYHKTGHSYIKRRVTELGAIVGFEKSGHYFFNAPIGRGYDDGLVSAIAILDMLDRNPDKTMADLRRDLPKTWGSPTMAPHCEDEIKYDVVDRVVARFKDMQAKGEKVAGSPITDLITVNGVRVVTDDGTWGLVRASSNKPELVVVVESPASEERLHAMFKAVDTVLRENPEVGEYNQTL